Proteins from one Bos taurus isolate L1 Dominette 01449 registration number 42190680 breed Hereford chromosome 7, ARS-UCD2.0, whole genome shotgun sequence genomic window:
- the IL27RA gene encoding interleukin-27 receptor subunit alpha isoform X2: MSDELLVWAAKAGQLLWSPVFVNLETRMKPDAPHLYPDVDFSDDHPLEAVVQWAPPTWPPHKVLVCRFYYRRCRMPWVMLEPEVKSIPLMPIEIQDLELATGYEMFGRCQVDKEEDLWGEWSPILPFQTPPSAPKDVWIMGNICGAPGGQEPLLLWKASGLCMQVTYRVWIQVKDQEVIQEETPYCNFSIPTQAEWVGVSAVNATSWELPTNLSLTCLGPDSAPHGVVVRSISGNTELLVTWQQEPGELQEHVVDWIRDGDPVEDLNWVRLPPGNLSAVLPVDFKEGVPYRITVTAISPWGLAPAPSVWKFREELVPLSGPVVWRIQDAPSGTPAVAWGEVPRQQLRGHLTHYTLCTQSGTRPSVCKNVTGSTRTITLPDLHWGPCKLWMTASTIAGQGPPGPSLQFHLPDNTLNWKVLSVVFLLWGLLLTGCGVSLATCGRCVHLQHKVLPHWVWEKIPDPANSNFSLPHMKEVPQAQPPGDSPILEVEEIEQVPVKEPPQPLAPLDSGYEKHFLPTPEELGLLSPTAGSRLRPELTSGGERGAPLTDEDIEAQS, from the exons ATGTCTGACGAACTCCTTGTCTGGGCGGCCAAGGCCGGCCAGCTTCTCTGGTCCCCAGTCTTTGTGAACCTCGAAACCCGAA TGAAGCCGGATGCCCCCCACCTATACCCTGACGTGGACTTCTCAGATGACCACCCCCTGGAGGCCGTTGTCCAGTGGGCCCCTCCTACGTGGCCACCCCATAAGGTCTTGGTCTGCCGGTTTTACTATCGAAGGTGCCGGATGCCCTGGGTGATG CTGGAACCGGAAGTGAAGTCTATACCTCTGATGCCCATTGAGATCCAGGACCTGGAACTGGCCACTGGCTACGAGATGTTCGGCCGCTGCCAAGTGGACAAAGAGGAGGATCTGTGGGGCGAGTGGAGCCCCATTCTGCCCTTCCAGACACCACCCTCTG CTCCAAAAGATGTGTGGATCATGGGGAACATCTGTGGGGCACCAGGTGGACAGGAACCCCTGCTTCTGTGGAAG GCTTCAGGGCTCTGCATGCAGGTGACCTACAGAGTCTGGATCCAGGTTAAGGATCAGGAGGTGATCCAGGAGGAGACCCCCTACTGCAACTTCTCCATCCCCACCCAAGCAGAGTGGGTGGGGGTGTCTGCTGTGAATGCCACAAGCTGGGAGCTTCCTACCAACCTCTCTTTGACCTGCTTGG GTCCAGACTCTGCCCCCCATGGCGTGGTGGTCAGGAGCATCTCTGGAAACACAGAGCTGCTGGTGACTTGGCaacaggagcctggggagctgcagGAGCATGTGGTGGACTGGATTCGAGACGGCGACCCCGTGGAGGACCTCAACTGGGTCCGGCTTCCTCCTGGGAACCTCAGTGCAGTGTTGCCAG TGGATTTCAAGGAAGGGGTCCCCTACCGAATCACGGTGACCGCGATCTCTCCGTGGGGCTTGGCCCCGGCCCCCTCCGTCTGGAAGTTCAGAGAGGAGCTAG TACCGTTATCGGGGCCAGTGGTTTGGCGAATCCAGGATGCCCCCTCAGGGACCCCTGCTGTAGCATGGGGAGAGGTCCCAAGGCAGCAACTCCGGGGCCATCTCACCCACTACACCCTGTGTACACAGAGTGGAACCAGGCCTTCTGTCTGCAAGAACG TGACTGGCAGCACCCGAACCATCACCCTGCCTGACCTTCACTGGGGTCCCTGCAAGCTGTGGATGACTGCCTCTACCATCGCAGGACAGGGCCCACCTGGTCCAAGCCTCCAGTTTCACCTACCAG ATAACACCCTGAATTGGAAAGTTCTGTCAGTTGTCTTTCTGCTGTGGGGTTTGCTCCTGACCGGCTGTGGTGTGAGCCTGGCCACCTGTGGAAG GTGTGTCCACCTGCAGCACAAGGTACTGCCCCACTGGGTCTGGGAGAAGATTCCTGACCCTGCCAATAGCAACTTCAGCCTGCCACACATGAAG GAGGtgccccaggcccagccccctGGTGACTCACCCATCCTGGAAGTGGAGGAAATAGAGCAGGTTCCAGTTAAGGAGCCCCCCCAGCCCTTGGCACCACTGGACTCTGGGTATGAGAAACACTTCCTGCCCACGCCTGAGGAGCTGGGCCTTCTGAGCCCCACTGCAGGCTCCAGGCTACGGCCTGAACTGACctcaggaggggagaggggagctcCTTTGACAGATGAAGACATAGAGGCTCAGAGCTGA
- the IL27RA gene encoding interleukin-27 receptor subunit alpha precursor codes for MRGTPAAPFPPRPKPMLLLLLLLLFSRTRPQGSPGPLQCYGVGPLGDLNCSWEPHGDLGAPSMLYVQSQKYHSNKTWTVAVPTGQNWVTIPREQLTMSDELLVWAAKAGQLLWSPVFVNLETRMKPDAPHLYPDVDFSDDHPLEAVVQWAPPTWPPHKVLVCRFYYRRCRMPWVMLEPEVKSIPLMPIEIQDLELATGYEMFGRCQVDKEEDLWGEWSPILPFQTPPSAPKDVWIMGNICGAPGGQEPLLLWKASGLCMQVTYRVWIQVKDQEVIQEETPYCNFSIPTQAEWVGVSAVNATSWELPTNLSLTCLGPDSAPHGVVVRSISGNTELLVTWQQEPGELQEHVVDWIRDGDPVEDLNWVRLPPGNLSAVLPVDFKEGVPYRITVTAISPWGLAPAPSVWKFREELVPLSGPVVWRIQDAPSGTPAVAWGEVPRQQLRGHLTHYTLCTQSGTRPSVCKNVTGSTRTITLPDLHWGPCKLWMTASTIAGQGPPGPSLQFHLPDNTLNWKVLSVVFLLWGLLLTGCGVSLATCGRCVHLQHKVLPHWVWEKIPDPANSNFSLPHMKEVPQAQPPGDSPILEVEEIEQVPVKEPPQPLAPLDSGYEKHFLPTPEELGLLSPTAGSRLRPELTSGGERGAPLTDEDIEAQS; via the exons ATGCGGGGGACCCCGGCCGCCCCCTTCCCACCGCGGCCGAAgccgatgctgctgctgcttctattgttgctgttcagccggACTCGGCCCCAGG gCAGCCCGGGGCCACTGCAGTGCTATGGAGTTGGACCCTTGGGGGACCTGAACTGCTCCTGGGAGCCTCATGGGGACCTGGGAGCCCCCTCCATGCTGTATGTCCAAAGCCAGAAATA CCATTCCAACAAAACCTGGACCGTGGCGGTGCCCACTGGACAGAACTGGGTGACCATCCCACGGGAACAGCTCACCATGTCTGACGAACTCCTTGTCTGGGCGGCCAAGGCCGGCCAGCTTCTCTGGTCCCCAGTCTTTGTGAACCTCGAAACCCGAA TGAAGCCGGATGCCCCCCACCTATACCCTGACGTGGACTTCTCAGATGACCACCCCCTGGAGGCCGTTGTCCAGTGGGCCCCTCCTACGTGGCCACCCCATAAGGTCTTGGTCTGCCGGTTTTACTATCGAAGGTGCCGGATGCCCTGGGTGATG CTGGAACCGGAAGTGAAGTCTATACCTCTGATGCCCATTGAGATCCAGGACCTGGAACTGGCCACTGGCTACGAGATGTTCGGCCGCTGCCAAGTGGACAAAGAGGAGGATCTGTGGGGCGAGTGGAGCCCCATTCTGCCCTTCCAGACACCACCCTCTG CTCCAAAAGATGTGTGGATCATGGGGAACATCTGTGGGGCACCAGGTGGACAGGAACCCCTGCTTCTGTGGAAG GCTTCAGGGCTCTGCATGCAGGTGACCTACAGAGTCTGGATCCAGGTTAAGGATCAGGAGGTGATCCAGGAGGAGACCCCCTACTGCAACTTCTCCATCCCCACCCAAGCAGAGTGGGTGGGGGTGTCTGCTGTGAATGCCACAAGCTGGGAGCTTCCTACCAACCTCTCTTTGACCTGCTTGG GTCCAGACTCTGCCCCCCATGGCGTGGTGGTCAGGAGCATCTCTGGAAACACAGAGCTGCTGGTGACTTGGCaacaggagcctggggagctgcagGAGCATGTGGTGGACTGGATTCGAGACGGCGACCCCGTGGAGGACCTCAACTGGGTCCGGCTTCCTCCTGGGAACCTCAGTGCAGTGTTGCCAG TGGATTTCAAGGAAGGGGTCCCCTACCGAATCACGGTGACCGCGATCTCTCCGTGGGGCTTGGCCCCGGCCCCCTCCGTCTGGAAGTTCAGAGAGGAGCTAG TACCGTTATCGGGGCCAGTGGTTTGGCGAATCCAGGATGCCCCCTCAGGGACCCCTGCTGTAGCATGGGGAGAGGTCCCAAGGCAGCAACTCCGGGGCCATCTCACCCACTACACCCTGTGTACACAGAGTGGAACCAGGCCTTCTGTCTGCAAGAACG TGACTGGCAGCACCCGAACCATCACCCTGCCTGACCTTCACTGGGGTCCCTGCAAGCTGTGGATGACTGCCTCTACCATCGCAGGACAGGGCCCACCTGGTCCAAGCCTCCAGTTTCACCTACCAG ATAACACCCTGAATTGGAAAGTTCTGTCAGTTGTCTTTCTGCTGTGGGGTTTGCTCCTGACCGGCTGTGGTGTGAGCCTGGCCACCTGTGGAAG GTGTGTCCACCTGCAGCACAAGGTACTGCCCCACTGGGTCTGGGAGAAGATTCCTGACCCTGCCAATAGCAACTTCAGCCTGCCACACATGAAG GAGGtgccccaggcccagccccctGGTGACTCACCCATCCTGGAAGTGGAGGAAATAGAGCAGGTTCCAGTTAAGGAGCCCCCCCAGCCCTTGGCACCACTGGACTCTGGGTATGAGAAACACTTCCTGCCCACGCCTGAGGAGCTGGGCCTTCTGAGCCCCACTGCAGGCTCCAGGCTACGGCCTGAACTGACctcaggaggggagaggggagctcCTTTGACAGATGAAGACATAGAGGCTCAGAGCTGA
- the IL27RA gene encoding interleukin-27 receptor subunit alpha isoform X3 has translation MRGTPAAPFPPRPKPMLLLLLLLLFSRTRPQGSPGPLQCYGVGPLGDLNCSWEPHGDLGAPSMLYVQSQKYHSNKTWTVAVPTGQNWVTIPREQLTMSDELLVWAAKAGQLLWSPVFVNLETRMKPDAPHLYPDVDFSDDHPLEAVVQWAPPTWPPHKVLVCRFYYRRCRMPWVMLEPEVKSIPLMPIEIQDLELATGYEMFGRCQVDKEEDLWGEWSPILPFQTPPSAPKDVWIMGNICGAPGGQEPLLLWKASGLCMQVTYRVWIQVKDQEVIQEETPYCNFSIPTQAEWVGVSAVNATSWELPTNLSLTCLGPDSAPHGVVVRSISGNTELLVTWQQEPGELQEHVVDWIRDGDPVEDLNWVRLPPGNLSAVLPVDFKEGVPYRITVTAISPWGLAPAPSVWKFREELVPLSGPVVWRIQDAPSGTPAVAWGEVPRQQLRGHLTHYTLCTQSGTRPSVCKNVTGSTRTITLPDLHWGPCKLWMTASTIAGQGPPGPSLQFHLPGGAPGPAPW, from the exons ATGCGGGGGACCCCGGCCGCCCCCTTCCCACCGCGGCCGAAgccgatgctgctgctgcttctattgttgctgttcagccggACTCGGCCCCAGG gCAGCCCGGGGCCACTGCAGTGCTATGGAGTTGGACCCTTGGGGGACCTGAACTGCTCCTGGGAGCCTCATGGGGACCTGGGAGCCCCCTCCATGCTGTATGTCCAAAGCCAGAAATA CCATTCCAACAAAACCTGGACCGTGGCGGTGCCCACTGGACAGAACTGGGTGACCATCCCACGGGAACAGCTCACCATGTCTGACGAACTCCTTGTCTGGGCGGCCAAGGCCGGCCAGCTTCTCTGGTCCCCAGTCTTTGTGAACCTCGAAACCCGAA TGAAGCCGGATGCCCCCCACCTATACCCTGACGTGGACTTCTCAGATGACCACCCCCTGGAGGCCGTTGTCCAGTGGGCCCCTCCTACGTGGCCACCCCATAAGGTCTTGGTCTGCCGGTTTTACTATCGAAGGTGCCGGATGCCCTGGGTGATG CTGGAACCGGAAGTGAAGTCTATACCTCTGATGCCCATTGAGATCCAGGACCTGGAACTGGCCACTGGCTACGAGATGTTCGGCCGCTGCCAAGTGGACAAAGAGGAGGATCTGTGGGGCGAGTGGAGCCCCATTCTGCCCTTCCAGACACCACCCTCTG CTCCAAAAGATGTGTGGATCATGGGGAACATCTGTGGGGCACCAGGTGGACAGGAACCCCTGCTTCTGTGGAAG GCTTCAGGGCTCTGCATGCAGGTGACCTACAGAGTCTGGATCCAGGTTAAGGATCAGGAGGTGATCCAGGAGGAGACCCCCTACTGCAACTTCTCCATCCCCACCCAAGCAGAGTGGGTGGGGGTGTCTGCTGTGAATGCCACAAGCTGGGAGCTTCCTACCAACCTCTCTTTGACCTGCTTGG GTCCAGACTCTGCCCCCCATGGCGTGGTGGTCAGGAGCATCTCTGGAAACACAGAGCTGCTGGTGACTTGGCaacaggagcctggggagctgcagGAGCATGTGGTGGACTGGATTCGAGACGGCGACCCCGTGGAGGACCTCAACTGGGTCCGGCTTCCTCCTGGGAACCTCAGTGCAGTGTTGCCAG TGGATTTCAAGGAAGGGGTCCCCTACCGAATCACGGTGACCGCGATCTCTCCGTGGGGCTTGGCCCCGGCCCCCTCCGTCTGGAAGTTCAGAGAGGAGCTAG TACCGTTATCGGGGCCAGTGGTTTGGCGAATCCAGGATGCCCCCTCAGGGACCCCTGCTGTAGCATGGGGAGAGGTCCCAAGGCAGCAACTCCGGGGCCATCTCACCCACTACACCCTGTGTACACAGAGTGGAACCAGGCCTTCTGTCTGCAAGAACG TGACTGGCAGCACCCGAACCATCACCCTGCCTGACCTTCACTGGGGTCCCTGCAAGCTGTGGATGACTGCCTCTACCATCGCAGGACAGGGCCCACCTGGTCCAAGCCTCCAGTTTCACCTACCAG GAGGtgccccaggcccagccccctGGTGA
- the IL27RA gene encoding interleukin-27 receptor subunit alpha isoform X1, which yields MRGTPAAPFPPRPKPMLLLLLLLLFSRTRPQGSPGPLQCYGVGPLGDLNCSWEPHGDLGAPSMLYVQSQKYHSNKTWTVAVPTGQNWVTIPREQLTMSDELLVWAAKAGQLLWSPVFVNLETRMKPDAPHLYPDVDFSDDHPLEAVVQWAPPTWPPHKVLVCRFYYRRCRMPWVMLEPEVKSIPLMPIEIQDLELATGYEMFGRCQVDKEEDLWGEWSPILPFQTPPSAPKDVWIMGNICGAPGGQEPLLLWKASGLCMQVTYRVWIQVKDQEVIQEETPYCNFSIPTQAEWVGVSAVNATSWELPTNLSLTCLGPDSAPHGVVVRSISGNTELLVTWQQEPGELQEHVVDWIRDGDPVEDLNWVRLPPGNLSAVLPVDFKEGVPYRITVTAISPWGLAPAPSVWKFREELVPLSGPVVWRIQDAPSGTPAVAWGEVPRQQLRGHLTHYTLCTQSGTRPSVCKNVTGSTRTITLPDLHWGPCKLWMTASTIAGQGPPGPSLQFHLPDNTLNWKVLSVVFLLWGLLLTGCGVSLATCGRCVHLQHKVLPHWVWEKIPDPANSNFSLPHMKVSSPLLS from the exons ATGCGGGGGACCCCGGCCGCCCCCTTCCCACCGCGGCCGAAgccgatgctgctgctgcttctattgttgctgttcagccggACTCGGCCCCAGG gCAGCCCGGGGCCACTGCAGTGCTATGGAGTTGGACCCTTGGGGGACCTGAACTGCTCCTGGGAGCCTCATGGGGACCTGGGAGCCCCCTCCATGCTGTATGTCCAAAGCCAGAAATA CCATTCCAACAAAACCTGGACCGTGGCGGTGCCCACTGGACAGAACTGGGTGACCATCCCACGGGAACAGCTCACCATGTCTGACGAACTCCTTGTCTGGGCGGCCAAGGCCGGCCAGCTTCTCTGGTCCCCAGTCTTTGTGAACCTCGAAACCCGAA TGAAGCCGGATGCCCCCCACCTATACCCTGACGTGGACTTCTCAGATGACCACCCCCTGGAGGCCGTTGTCCAGTGGGCCCCTCCTACGTGGCCACCCCATAAGGTCTTGGTCTGCCGGTTTTACTATCGAAGGTGCCGGATGCCCTGGGTGATG CTGGAACCGGAAGTGAAGTCTATACCTCTGATGCCCATTGAGATCCAGGACCTGGAACTGGCCACTGGCTACGAGATGTTCGGCCGCTGCCAAGTGGACAAAGAGGAGGATCTGTGGGGCGAGTGGAGCCCCATTCTGCCCTTCCAGACACCACCCTCTG CTCCAAAAGATGTGTGGATCATGGGGAACATCTGTGGGGCACCAGGTGGACAGGAACCCCTGCTTCTGTGGAAG GCTTCAGGGCTCTGCATGCAGGTGACCTACAGAGTCTGGATCCAGGTTAAGGATCAGGAGGTGATCCAGGAGGAGACCCCCTACTGCAACTTCTCCATCCCCACCCAAGCAGAGTGGGTGGGGGTGTCTGCTGTGAATGCCACAAGCTGGGAGCTTCCTACCAACCTCTCTTTGACCTGCTTGG GTCCAGACTCTGCCCCCCATGGCGTGGTGGTCAGGAGCATCTCTGGAAACACAGAGCTGCTGGTGACTTGGCaacaggagcctggggagctgcagGAGCATGTGGTGGACTGGATTCGAGACGGCGACCCCGTGGAGGACCTCAACTGGGTCCGGCTTCCTCCTGGGAACCTCAGTGCAGTGTTGCCAG TGGATTTCAAGGAAGGGGTCCCCTACCGAATCACGGTGACCGCGATCTCTCCGTGGGGCTTGGCCCCGGCCCCCTCCGTCTGGAAGTTCAGAGAGGAGCTAG TACCGTTATCGGGGCCAGTGGTTTGGCGAATCCAGGATGCCCCCTCAGGGACCCCTGCTGTAGCATGGGGAGAGGTCCCAAGGCAGCAACTCCGGGGCCATCTCACCCACTACACCCTGTGTACACAGAGTGGAACCAGGCCTTCTGTCTGCAAGAACG TGACTGGCAGCACCCGAACCATCACCCTGCCTGACCTTCACTGGGGTCCCTGCAAGCTGTGGATGACTGCCTCTACCATCGCAGGACAGGGCCCACCTGGTCCAAGCCTCCAGTTTCACCTACCAG ATAACACCCTGAATTGGAAAGTTCTGTCAGTTGTCTTTCTGCTGTGGGGTTTGCTCCTGACCGGCTGTGGTGTGAGCCTGGCCACCTGTGGAAG GTGTGTCCACCTGCAGCACAAGGTACTGCCCCACTGGGTCTGGGAGAAGATTCCTGACCCTGCCAATAGCAACTTCAGCCTGCCACACATGAAG
- the RLN3 gene encoding relaxin-3: MVRHLVLLLLALGVLTGELLPRTEARATAYGVKLCGREFIRAVIFTCGGSRWRRAHDAVEDTFPEVDTDSESELDEAVASSEWLALTKSPQAFYGGRQDWQGTPGSLRGRRDVLAGLSSSCCKRGCSKSEIGRLC; encoded by the exons ATGGTCAGACAcctggtcctgctgctgctggcccTGGGGGTGCTGACTGGGGAGCTCTTGCCAAGGACCGAGGCCCGGGCAACAGCCTATGGAGTGAAACTCTGCGGCCGTGAATTCATCCGAGCGGTCATCTTCACCTGTGGGGGCTCCCGGTGGAGACGTGCCCACGACGCTGTGG AAGATACCTTCCCAGAGGTGGACACTGACTCGGAGAGTGAGCTTGATGAGGCAGTGGCCTCCAGCGAGTGGCTGGCCCTGACCAAGTCCCCTCAGGCCTTCTATGGGGGCCGACAGGACTGGCAGGGAACCCCAGGGTCTCTGAGGGGCAGACGCGACGTCCTGGCTGGCCTGTCGAGCAGCTGCTGCAAGCGGGGCTGCAGCAAGAGCGAAATCGGCAGACTCTGCTAG